A genomic stretch from Ovis canadensis isolate MfBH-ARS-UI-01 breed Bighorn chromosome 5, ARS-UI_OviCan_v2, whole genome shotgun sequence includes:
- the LOC138441815 gene encoding olfactory receptor 2AJ1-like produces the protein MERNNKTISTDFILLGLWPESSHLVILIYLILLVYCMAVMSNVVLILLIWLDLHLQSPMYFLLSHLSLIDLALISTSVPKMVTNFFSGERVISQVGCGTQIFFSLTLGIAECLLLTVMSYDRYIAICNPLRYSVIISHVTCKKMVIVSWTGGAITSSVHTAYAMHFPICHPREVLHFLCEVMALLKLTCEDISAYVKSVVVSSFLVVLIPLSLILASYTLIFLAVLRMNSSEGRNKALATCSSHLCVVSLYFGPAILVYMRPGSSKTPRLNQSLFMFNAILTPMLNPLIYSLRNKDVIQALKSRVINRFPLRKMKRHLHCYT, from the coding sequence ATGGAGAGAAACAATAAGACTATATCCACAGATTTTATTCTCCTGGGGCTCTGGCCTGAGTCCAGCCACCTTGTGATCCTTATCTACCTTATCCTTTTGGTCTACTGTATGGCTGTTATGAGCAATGTTGTTCTCATTCTCCTCATCTGGCTAGATTTGCATCTCCAATCCCCCATGTACTTTCTGCTCAGCCACCTCTCCCTCATTGACTTGGCCTTGATTTCAACTTCTGTCCCCAAAATGGTCACAAACTTCTTCTCAGGGGAAAGAGTCATATCACAGGTAGGTTGTGGAACCCAGATCTTCTTCAGCTTAACCCTGGGAATTGCTGAGTGCCTCCTGCTAACTGTCATGTCTTATGACCGCTACATTGCCATCTGTAACCCACTTCGTTACTCAGTCATTATCAGCCATGTCACTTGCAAAAAGATGGTCATTGTGTCCTGGACAGGGGGAGCAATAACTTCCTCGGTTCATACAGCCTATGCTATGCATTTTCCCATTTGTCACCCCCGAGAGGTCCTGCATTTTTTGTGTGAGGTCATGGCCCTCTTGAAGCTCACTTGTGAGGACATTTCAGCCTATGTGAAGTCAGTGGTGGTCTCAAGCTTTCTGGTGGTCCTCATCCCTCTAAGTCTCATCCTGGCCTCCTACACCCTCATCTTTCTTGCTGTCCTCCGCATGAACTCCTCTGAGGGCAGGAACAAGGCTCTGGccacctgctcctcccaccttTGTGTGGTCAGCCTCTACTTTGGCCCTGCCATATTGGTCTACATGAGACCAGGGTCTTCTAAGACTCCCAGATTAAATCAATCTCTTTTTATGTTTAATGCCATCCTTACCCCTATGCTTAACCCACTCATCTATAGTCTGAGAAACAAGGATGTTATACAAGCTTTGAAGAGTAGAGTCATCAATAGATTCCCCCTGAGGAAGATGAAAAGACATTTACATTGCTATACATGA